aatataataaaatagagttaatattaaataaaactttttttttaaaaaaaaaataatataataaaaaaaaaaaatgattaacaTACTAAAATTACGACCAGTTGAAGCTGGAAGAGTTATTTGAGCTCTTAAACGTTTATCTGGTGAAATAAAGAAAACTGAACGAACTGTAAAAGTGTTATCGGCATTTGGATGAATCATACCATACAAATCAGCAACTTTTCTATCTTGATCAGCAATAATTGGATAGttaattttaactttttgaGTTTCTTCAATATCTTTCATCCATTCCAAGTGATCTTTTACTGAATCAACTGAAAGTGCAAgaattttacaatttcttttttcaaattctggttttaattttgctctttaatatttaaaaaagattgtttttaaaaagtttgaaaaaaaaaataaaaaaaataaaataaaaagttaataatagtttttaaattaattaatttttttttttttttttgaattttaaaaaaaacatacaatCTACCGAGTTCAGTGGTACAAATTGGTGTAAAATCTTTTGGATGGGAAACAAATAAACCCCAGCTATCACCTAATGTTTTATAAAGGTTAATTTGGCCAACACTTGAGTCTTGTGAAAAATCTGGAACTACATCACCAATTCTTAAAAAGTTACCAACTGgtgaaaaatttgatttacttGGTGCTCCTGTAC
This region of Dictyostelium discoideum AX4 chromosome 3 chromosome, whole genome shotgun sequence genomic DNA includes:
- a CDS encoding AhpC/TSA family protein, with protein sequence MSRIQQVNKSILIRSFCTGAPSKSNFSPVGNFLRIGDVVPDFSQDSSVGQINLYKTLGDSWGLFVSHPKDFTPICTTELGRLAKLKPEFEKRNCKILALSVDSVKDHLEWMKDIEETQKVKINYPIIADQDRKVADLYGMIHPNADNTFTVRSVFFISPDKRLRAQITLPASTGRNFNEIIRILDSFQLTDKYKVATPADWVDGDDCIIVPTVFDEDAKKLFPKGFPKIKSYLRVTPQPNK